A window from Desulfuromonas acetoxidans DSM 684 encodes these proteins:
- the thiS gene encoding sulfur carrier protein ThiS yields MDITVNNQSRTVTQGQTLADLINDMKLDAARIAVEYNRDILTREQLAEVSLKEGDTIEIVNFVGGG; encoded by the coding sequence ATGGACATCACCGTCAACAACCAGTCTCGCACCGTCACACAAGGTCAGACCCTGGCGGACCTGATCAACGACATGAAACTGGATGCGGCACGCATTGCCGTGGAATATAACCGCGACATCCTGACACGTGAGCAACTCGCGGAAGTGTCCCTGAAAGAAGGCGATACCATTGAGATCGTCAACTTCGTCGGTGGCGGCTAA
- a CDS encoding ExeA family protein, whose protein sequence is MYKDYFGLKDKPFSIAPDPQYLYMSERHREALAHLIYGLQSDGGFVLLTGEVGTGKTTVCRCLLEQVPEDAEIAFVLNPKVTAVELLATICDELGIRYPQDNQSIKVFVDGINQYLLDTHAKGRKTVLIIDEAQNLSVDVLEQIRLLTNLETNTQKLLQVIMLGQPELKAMLERPELRQLAQRITARYHLEPLSQQEMVGYISHRLKVAGVERPLFPAATIRKLYRLSGGVPRLINLLCDRALLGAYVKEQNTVSHKLMAITAREVFGDPSADGHQQKSALRWNWILGSLALASVAAVAATTWNPGQDTAPAPRQPMAPAQVVEQTVVELPAVTASPAQPETSEVDVLAWPSHIPLTQSQQMAYQTLFRVWGHDFAPEQMLAGDYALQQGLRFLNKRGSLGSLRQLNRPAILTLQDQHGQRFFATLTGLNADVATFVIGDQIHTVATSDLMEQWYGEFTLLWQPPSAYSGAVPPDEEGPMVLWLEQQLAHLMQREPRPDATLRLNGLLLDELQQFQQSEGLAADGIIGPITLIHLNNHLAVQHPQLTAPTEG, encoded by the coding sequence ATGTACAAAGACTATTTCGGTCTCAAAGACAAACCCTTCTCCATTGCACCGGATCCCCAATATCTTTACATGAGTGAACGCCACCGCGAAGCGCTGGCCCACTTGATCTACGGCCTGCAGTCTGACGGCGGCTTCGTCCTGCTCACCGGTGAGGTCGGCACCGGCAAAACCACGGTGTGCCGCTGTCTGCTCGAGCAGGTGCCCGAGGACGCCGAGATCGCCTTTGTGCTCAATCCCAAAGTGACCGCCGTCGAGCTGTTGGCGACGATCTGCGATGAGCTGGGCATCCGCTATCCACAAGACAACCAGAGCATCAAGGTGTTTGTCGACGGCATTAACCAATATCTGCTCGACACCCACGCCAAGGGCCGCAAGACGGTGTTGATCATTGACGAGGCGCAAAACCTGTCCGTCGATGTTCTGGAACAGATTCGTCTGCTGACCAATCTGGAAACCAACACCCAAAAGCTCCTTCAAGTCATTATGCTCGGTCAGCCGGAACTCAAGGCCATGCTCGAGCGTCCTGAGCTGCGCCAGTTGGCGCAACGTATTACCGCCCGCTACCACCTTGAGCCGCTGTCACAGCAGGAGATGGTTGGTTACATCAGCCACCGTCTCAAGGTCGCCGGAGTGGAACGCCCCCTGTTCCCGGCCGCCACCATCCGCAAACTGTACCGTCTCAGTGGCGGTGTGCCACGCCTGATCAACCTGTTATGCGACCGCGCCCTGCTCGGTGCCTATGTCAAAGAACAGAACACGGTCAGCCATAAACTCATGGCCATCACAGCACGCGAAGTGTTCGGCGATCCATCCGCAGATGGCCACCAGCAAAAATCAGCACTGCGCTGGAACTGGATTCTCGGCAGCTTGGCTCTGGCCAGTGTTGCCGCAGTCGCAGCCACGACATGGAATCCCGGCCAAGACACGGCACCAGCGCCCCGGCAGCCCATGGCCCCGGCCCAGGTGGTCGAGCAAACCGTTGTCGAACTGCCGGCGGTTACGGCATCCCCGGCACAGCCGGAAACATCTGAAGTTGATGTTCTTGCCTGGCCCAGCCATATCCCCCTGACTCAAAGTCAGCAGATGGCCTACCAGACCCTGTTCCGCGTCTGGGGACACGACTTTGCGCCAGAACAGATGCTTGCCGGAGATTATGCCCTGCAACAGGGCCTGCGTTTTCTCAACAAACGCGGCAGCCTCGGCAGCCTGCGCCAGTTGAACCGACCGGCGATCCTCACCTTGCAGGACCAACATGGCCAACGCTTCTTCGCCACCCTGACCGGCCTCAATGCTGATGTGGCCACTTTTGTCATCGGCGACCAGATCCACACCGTCGCCACCAGTGACCTGATGGAACAGTGGTACGGCGAATTCACCCTGCTGTGGCAACCGCCCAGTGCCTACAGCGGAGCGGTTCCCCCCGATGAAGAGGGCCCGATGGTGTTGTGGCTGGAACAACAACTGGCGCACCTGATGCAACGCGAGCCACGGCCCGATGCAACCCTGCGCCTCAATGGTTTACTGCTCGACGAACTGCAGCAGTTCCAGCAATCCGAAGGTCTGGCGGCCGATGGCATTATCGGCCCCATCACCCTGATCCACCTTAACAATCATCTCGCCGTTCAGCACCCGCAACTGACGGCGCCTACGGAGGGCTAA
- a CDS encoding thiazole synthase has translation MDQLTIAGRTFRSRLMVGTGKFASNQQMADTIAASGAEIVTVALRRVNVDDQQDDLLNHIDRNKYLLLPNTSGARDAEEAIRLARLARAAGCEPWVKLEVTPDPYYLLPDPIETLKAAEVLVKDGFNVLPYINADPVLAKHLQEVGVATVMPLGAPIGTNKGLKTRDNVAIIIEQAIVPVVVDAGLGAPSHAAEAMELGADAVLVNTAMAVAGNPTLMAEAFGKAVEAGRQGYLAGLGKQRNQAEASSPLTGFLREE, from the coding sequence ATGGATCAACTGACAATCGCCGGCCGGACATTCCGCTCCCGCCTGATGGTTGGAACCGGAAAATTCGCCTCAAATCAACAGATGGCTGACACCATCGCCGCCTCTGGCGCTGAAATCGTCACCGTAGCGCTGCGCCGTGTCAATGTTGATGATCAGCAGGATGACCTGCTCAATCATATCGATCGCAACAAGTACCTGCTGCTGCCCAACACCAGCGGTGCCCGCGATGCCGAAGAGGCCATTCGTCTCGCCCGCCTGGCTCGCGCCGCCGGTTGCGAACCATGGGTCAAACTCGAAGTCACGCCAGACCCTTACTACCTGCTGCCCGACCCGATTGAAACATTGAAAGCCGCGGAAGTACTGGTTAAAGACGGCTTCAACGTTCTGCCCTACATCAACGCCGATCCCGTGCTGGCCAAACACCTGCAGGAGGTCGGTGTCGCCACGGTCATGCCGCTCGGTGCGCCCATCGGCACTAACAAGGGGCTGAAAACCCGTGACAACGTCGCCATCATCATCGAACAGGCGATTGTCCCCGTTGTCGTCGATGCCGGACTCGGTGCGCCGTCGCACGCTGCCGAAGCCATGGAACTCGGTGCCGATGCGGTACTGGTCAACACCGCCATGGCGGTTGCCGGTAATCCGACCCTGATGGCCGAAGCCTTTGGCAAGGCCGTTGAAGCCGGACGCCAAGGATATTTGGCCGGACTCGGCAAACAACGCAACCAGGCCGAAGCATCCAGCCCCCTCACCGGCTTCTTGCGGGAGGAATAA
- a CDS encoding NAD(P)/FAD-dependent oxidoreductase: MKKNKVIVVGAGAAGMMAAGQAALAGAETILIEKMRRPGLKLAITGKGRCNLTNSAEIPEFIGHFGRNGRFLRQSFHRFFNTELCDFFKKQGLKLTTERGGRVFPSDGKAQHVVTVMTDWLKQCGVKIIRDAPVDHLIVDDGVIRGVGYGSRKLLGDAVILATGGASYPATGSSGDGYALVEPLGHTIETIRPALVPLIAEPEICGRMDGLNLRNINASLYVGGKKAAQDFGELVFHKHGVTGPVILTLSLQAVDALRADKAVELVLDLKPALDDKKLDARLLRDFAKRNKEELSSILRGLLPREMVEVCLDLTGISPQRLGQDVTADERKRLRVWLKNFRLTVTDHRPFKEAIVTAGGIRLKEVDPRTMESRKVKGLYLIGELLDLQADTGGYNLQAAFSTGFVAGQSAAAVETT, translated from the coding sequence ATGAAAAAAAATAAAGTGATTGTTGTCGGAGCCGGTGCTGCGGGCATGATGGCCGCCGGGCAAGCCGCGCTGGCCGGAGCCGAAACCATCCTCATTGAAAAAATGCGCCGCCCCGGACTCAAGCTGGCCATCACCGGCAAAGGACGCTGCAACCTGACCAATAGTGCAGAGATCCCGGAGTTCATTGGTCATTTCGGTAGAAACGGTCGTTTTCTGCGCCAATCGTTTCACCGCTTTTTCAACACCGAGTTGTGTGATTTTTTCAAGAAGCAAGGTCTCAAGCTCACCACCGAACGGGGGGGACGGGTGTTTCCCAGCGACGGCAAGGCCCAGCATGTCGTCACGGTCATGACCGACTGGCTCAAGCAGTGCGGTGTCAAAATCATCCGCGATGCCCCGGTTGACCATCTGATTGTCGATGACGGCGTGATACGCGGTGTCGGCTATGGCTCACGCAAACTGCTCGGCGATGCTGTGATTCTCGCCACGGGTGGAGCCTCTTATCCCGCCACCGGCTCCAGCGGCGACGGCTATGCACTAGTGGAGCCGCTCGGCCACACCATTGAAACCATCCGCCCGGCCCTGGTGCCCCTGATTGCCGAACCCGAGATCTGCGGACGGATGGATGGCCTGAATTTGCGCAATATCAACGCCAGCTTGTATGTCGGCGGTAAAAAGGCCGCTCAGGATTTTGGCGAGCTGGTGTTCCACAAACACGGCGTCACTGGTCCAGTCATCCTGACCCTGAGTCTTCAAGCCGTCGATGCATTGCGTGCAGACAAAGCCGTGGAACTGGTGCTCGATCTGAAACCTGCCCTTGACGATAAAAAGCTTGATGCCCGCCTGCTGCGCGACTTTGCCAAACGGAACAAAGAGGAGCTTTCGAGCATTCTGCGCGGACTTCTGCCCAGAGAGATGGTCGAAGTGTGCCTTGACCTCACCGGCATTTCACCGCAACGCCTCGGTCAGGACGTCACCGCTGATGAACGCAAACGACTGCGGGTGTGGCTGAAGAACTTCCGCCTCACGGTCACTGACCACCGCCCGTTTAAAGAAGCGATCGTCACCGCCGGCGGCATCCGCCTCAAAGAGGTGGATCCACGCACCATGGAATCGCGCAAAGTCAAAGGTCTGTATCTGATCGGCGAACTGCTCGACCTTCAGGCCGACACCGGCGGCTACAACCTTCAGGCCGCCTTTTCAACCGGCTTTGTCGCCGGCCAGAGCGCGGCAGCGGTTGAAACGACTTAA
- the thiE gene encoding thiamine phosphate synthase, with the protein MAVDFSLYLISDRRQTGGRDLLEVIEAALSGGVQAVQLREKDLSTRELFTMGCALRKLTQRYQATLLINDRIDIALAVDADGVHLTEQSLEVEVARRLLGPDKLIGVSTHHVDRAVAVEQQGADFITFSPIYATPSKAAYGAPQGLDKLRNLCRQVSLPVIALGGINAQRRQAVLAAGASGCAVISAILTANDPCQAAKTLRF; encoded by the coding sequence ATGGCCGTTGATTTTTCCCTGTACCTGATCAGTGACCGCCGCCAAACCGGCGGTCGTGATCTTCTTGAGGTCATTGAAGCCGCACTGAGCGGCGGCGTACAAGCCGTGCAATTGCGTGAAAAAGATCTTTCAACTCGAGAGCTTTTCACCATGGGCTGCGCGCTGCGCAAGCTGACCCAGCGCTACCAGGCCACCTTGTTGATCAACGACCGCATTGACATTGCCCTGGCCGTCGACGCGGATGGCGTACACCTCACTGAGCAATCGCTGGAGGTGGAGGTTGCCCGCCGCTTACTCGGCCCCGACAAACTGATCGGCGTCTCCACCCATCATGTTGACAGGGCCGTGGCGGTGGAGCAACAGGGCGCTGATTTCATCACCTTCAGTCCCATCTATGCCACACCATCCAAGGCCGCCTATGGTGCCCCCCAAGGACTCGACAAACTGCGGAACCTCTGTCGCCAGGTCAGTCTGCCGGTGATCGCCCTGGGTGGAATCAACGCGCAACGCCGCCAGGCGGTATTGGCCGCCGGAGCCAGCGGCTGCGCCGTGATCTCGGCAATTCTTACCGCCAACGACCCCTGCCAGGCGGCAAAGACACTGCGCTTCTGA
- a CDS encoding general secretion pathway protein GspB, with translation MSFILEALKKSEKNRQENTTPTLDSQHDSASPAPRKRPIWPLVLVVVLVLNAAILLWLFGPWSSAKAPEVATAPKTETAVETPVQTAVVEPKAPITPPVPEPAVQQPAPTTPATTVMPEPQVAVTETPITTPPTEEPVVQSVVTTKPVAGVAQSVPQPAPQSAPVQKPAPQAVVTTPEPPQPEQTAEVAKPIAQPVAAPQPPARKILALTELPGSIQQQLPRLHMSVHAFTGDQSTSLIRLNDRIMRAGSMLENRYRLEEITTDGAIFSYQGYYFLVPRRGA, from the coding sequence ATGTCTTTCATTCTCGAAGCCCTGAAGAAGTCGGAAAAAAATCGCCAGGAAAACACCACCCCGACTCTGGACAGTCAACACGACTCTGCGTCGCCCGCACCGCGCAAGCGTCCGATCTGGCCGCTGGTGCTGGTCGTGGTTCTAGTGCTCAATGCCGCAATTCTGTTGTGGCTGTTCGGTCCATGGAGCAGCGCTAAAGCTCCAGAGGTTGCAACAGCTCCAAAAACAGAAACTGCTGTTGAGACTCCGGTACAAACCGCAGTCGTAGAACCAAAGGCACCCATCACACCACCGGTCCCCGAGCCTGCGGTGCAACAACCGGCCCCGACAACTCCTGCTACAACGGTTATGCCGGAACCACAGGTCGCGGTAACAGAAACACCGATCACAACCCCGCCGACGGAAGAGCCCGTCGTACAGAGCGTTGTGACCACAAAGCCCGTGGCCGGAGTGGCGCAATCGGTTCCACAACCGGCCCCACAATCGGCTCCAGTACAAAAACCCGCACCACAAGCTGTTGTCACCACACCTGAGCCGCCGCAGCCTGAACAAACGGCTGAAGTTGCCAAGCCGATCGCTCAGCCCGTGGCGGCACCACAGCCTCCGGCGCGCAAGATCTTGGCCTTAACCGAACTGCCCGGCAGCATTCAGCAACAACTGCCCCGCTTGCACATGTCGGTTCATGCCTTTACCGGCGACCAGAGCACCAGCCTGATTCGCCTCAATGATCGCATCATGCGCGCAGGCAGCATGCTGGAAAACCGCTACCGTCTTGAGGAGATCACCACAGACGGTGCCATCTTCAGTTACCAAGGCTATTATTTCCTGGTTCCGCGTCGCGGAGCCTGA
- the thiH gene encoding 2-iminoacetate synthase ThiH: protein MSFADEILKYPAEQIHEQMANTRGLRVEQALDAERLTPQDYLALLSPAALDYLEPMAQRAHQVTRQRFGNIIQLYTPLYLSNECSNGCKYCGFNASNKIPRATLTFDQIEKEAQIIHDYGFRAILLLTGEHSKMDDNSYLAQAVERIKPLFSSISIEVYPMDTDGYQKMVAAGVDGLTLYQETYAPVLYEQLHPYGKKRDYRYRLEAPDRAGEAGLRRIGVGALLGLGPFESEAFYTGLHAYYLAHRYWRSHVSISFPRIRPADGGFAPINPVNDKQLVQAVCASRLLIPDAALFLSTRESSQFRDSLMPLGITHMSAGSCTAPGGHADEGKNKEQFVIDDDRSPEQMSEVIRAKGYEAVWKDWDTAFLNASSM, encoded by the coding sequence ATGAGTTTCGCCGACGAAATACTCAAATATCCGGCTGAACAGATTCACGAACAGATGGCCAACACCAGAGGTCTGCGCGTTGAACAAGCTCTGGATGCCGAACGCCTGACGCCGCAAGATTACCTCGCCCTGCTGTCGCCTGCCGCACTCGACTATCTCGAGCCCATGGCCCAGCGCGCCCATCAGGTGACCCGCCAGCGTTTCGGCAACATCATCCAGTTGTACACGCCGCTCTATCTGTCCAACGAGTGCAGCAACGGCTGTAAGTACTGTGGATTCAACGCCAGCAACAAGATTCCGCGTGCCACCCTGACCTTTGACCAGATCGAGAAAGAGGCACAGATTATTCACGATTATGGCTTTCGTGCCATCCTGCTGCTCACCGGAGAACACAGCAAAATGGACGACAACAGCTATCTGGCGCAAGCCGTCGAACGGATCAAGCCGTTGTTCAGCTCCATCAGTATCGAGGTCTACCCCATGGACACCGATGGCTACCAAAAAATGGTTGCCGCCGGGGTGGATGGACTGACCCTGTATCAAGAAACCTACGCTCCAGTGCTCTACGAGCAACTGCACCCTTATGGAAAAAAGCGTGATTACCGCTACCGCCTCGAAGCGCCGGACCGCGCCGGCGAAGCCGGACTGCGCCGCATCGGCGTCGGTGCCCTGCTCGGCCTCGGTCCATTTGAGAGCGAAGCGTTCTACACCGGCCTGCACGCCTATTATCTGGCGCATCGCTACTGGCGCAGCCATGTCAGCATCTCGTTCCCGCGCATCCGCCCGGCCGACGGCGGCTTTGCCCCGATCAATCCGGTCAACGACAAACAACTGGTGCAGGCGGTGTGTGCGTCACGCCTGCTGATTCCGGATGCGGCACTGTTCCTCTCCACCCGCGAAAGCTCGCAATTTCGCGACAGCCTCATGCCGCTCGGCATCACGCACATGAGCGCCGGGTCGTGCACCGCCCCCGGTGGTCATGCCGATGAAGGGAAGAACAAAGAGCAGTTTGTCATTGATGATGACCGCAGTCCCGAACAGATGAGTGAAGTGATCCGCGCCAAAGGCTACGAAGCGGTGTGGAAAGACTGGGACACCGCCTTCCTCAATGCTTCGTCCATGTAA
- the thiF gene encoding sulfur carrier protein ThiS adenylyltransferase ThiF — MIIVLNENKIQVEENQSLFDLRDQIKPEADVLICNGLPIQSDRTLQPFDHVILIRRGEIPSEAELEAFLVARHTPEVHEPLKQATIGIAGAGGLGSSIATALVRAGIGRIIIADYDVVEPSNLNRQQFFIDQIGMNKVDALKDNLKRINPFMTVDAQHRFLTTQNLTDLFAEVDILVEAVDCAETKAMITGQWLRTYPNTPLVAGSGMAGYGPGNTIRTRRAMGQLYLCGDGTSEVDAGHGLMAPRVGIAAHHQANVVIRLLLGLDPVEEDS; from the coding sequence ATGATTATCGTACTCAATGAAAATAAAATACAGGTGGAAGAAAACCAGAGCCTGTTCGATTTGCGCGACCAGATCAAACCGGAGGCGGATGTCCTGATCTGCAACGGTCTGCCGATTCAAAGCGACCGCACATTGCAACCATTTGATCACGTCATCCTCATCCGTCGCGGAGAAATCCCCTCCGAAGCCGAGCTGGAAGCCTTTCTGGTTGCCCGACACACCCCCGAAGTCCATGAGCCGCTAAAGCAGGCAACCATCGGGATTGCCGGTGCGGGTGGCCTCGGTTCTTCGATTGCAACAGCTCTGGTCCGCGCCGGGATCGGCCGAATTATCATTGCGGATTATGATGTGGTGGAACCATCCAACCTCAACCGCCAGCAGTTCTTCATCGACCAGATCGGCATGAACAAAGTCGACGCGCTCAAAGACAATCTTAAGCGGATCAACCCGTTTATGACCGTCGATGCCCAGCATCGCTTTCTGACCACACAAAACCTGACCGATCTATTCGCCGAGGTCGATATCCTCGTTGAAGCGGTGGACTGCGCCGAAACCAAGGCCATGATCACTGGACAATGGTTGCGCACCTACCCCAACACCCCTCTGGTGGCCGGATCGGGGATGGCCGGATACGGACCGGGCAACACCATCCGCACTCGCCGCGCCATGGGCCAACTCTACCTGTGCGGCGACGGCACCAGTGAAGTTGACGCCGGCCACGGCCTGATGGCGCCACGGGTCGGTATTGCCGCTCACCATCAGGCCAATGTTGTTATTCGCTTGTTACTCGGGCTCGATCCCGTTGAGGAGGATTCTTAA